From Streptomyces sp. NBC_00775, one genomic window encodes:
- a CDS encoding AMP-binding protein has product MDPRDTLEPTTSAHVDTFPRDHLPPPAQWPELHFDLPELRYPERLNCAAELLHRTLPERPVFRTASGGLWTYGQLRARVDRIAHVLTTELGVVPGNRVLLRGPTTPWLAACWLAVLKAGAVAVTVLAQQRPHELTTMCEIARVTHALCDIRSVDDLVKAEIPGLRVTTYGGDAPDDLLLRITGAPDEPFEAADTAADDVALIAFTSGTTGRPKGCMHFHRDVLAIADTFSKHVLQPHEDDVFAGSPPLGFTFGLGGLVVFPMRAGASSLLLEQAGPKQLLPAIAEHRVSVLFTAPTAYRAMLAELEDHDTGSLRRCVSAGENLPAATWRAWHTRTGLRIINGIGATELLHIFISAADEHIRPGTTGIPVPGWHARVVDADGVPVPDGEPGLLAVRGPVGCRYLADPRQREYVRGGWNITGDTYVRDPDGYFRYVARADDMIISAGYNIAGPEVEDALLRHPDVVETAVVGQADESRGQVVVAYAVLRPGARKDTEALRAFLKAELAPYKCPREFVFLDALPRTATGKLQRFRLREPGDPDAPPPPAPEGDLSTGGGPK; this is encoded by the coding sequence ATGGACCCCAGGGACACCTTGGAGCCGACGACCTCGGCCCACGTCGACACCTTCCCGCGCGACCACCTCCCGCCCCCCGCGCAGTGGCCCGAACTGCACTTCGATCTGCCCGAGCTGCGCTACCCCGAACGGCTGAACTGCGCCGCCGAGCTCCTCCACCGGACCCTGCCCGAGCGCCCCGTCTTCCGCACCGCGTCCGGCGGCCTGTGGACATACGGACAGCTCCGCGCCCGCGTCGACCGCATCGCCCATGTGCTCACCACCGAACTGGGCGTCGTCCCCGGCAACCGGGTTCTGCTGCGCGGCCCCACCACTCCCTGGCTGGCCGCGTGCTGGCTGGCGGTGCTGAAGGCGGGCGCGGTCGCCGTCACCGTGCTGGCGCAGCAGCGGCCGCACGAGCTGACCACGATGTGCGAGATCGCCCGGGTGACGCACGCGCTGTGCGACATCCGTTCGGTCGACGACCTGGTCAAGGCGGAGATCCCGGGGCTGCGGGTCACCACGTACGGCGGTGACGCGCCCGACGACCTGCTGCTGCGGATCACGGGCGCGCCGGACGAGCCGTTCGAGGCCGCCGACACGGCCGCCGACGACGTCGCGCTGATCGCGTTCACGTCGGGCACGACCGGCCGGCCCAAGGGCTGTATGCACTTCCACCGCGATGTGTTGGCGATAGCGGACACCTTCTCGAAGCATGTGTTGCAGCCACATGAGGACGATGTCTTCGCGGGCAGTCCCCCGCTGGGTTTCACCTTCGGGCTCGGCGGTCTCGTCGTCTTCCCGATGCGCGCCGGGGCCAGCTCCCTGCTGCTCGAACAGGCGGGCCCCAAGCAGCTGTTGCCGGCGATCGCCGAGCACCGCGTCTCCGTGCTGTTCACCGCGCCGACCGCGTACCGGGCGATGCTGGCGGAGCTGGAGGACCACGACACCGGGTCGCTGCGGCGCTGTGTGTCCGCGGGCGAGAACCTGCCCGCCGCGACCTGGCGGGCCTGGCACACCCGCACCGGGCTGCGCATCATCAACGGCATCGGCGCCACCGAGCTGCTGCACATCTTCATCTCCGCCGCCGACGAGCACATCCGCCCCGGCACCACGGGCATCCCGGTACCGGGGTGGCACGCGCGCGTGGTCGACGCCGACGGGGTGCCGGTGCCGGACGGCGAGCCCGGGCTGCTCGCCGTGCGCGGCCCGGTCGGCTGCCGCTATCTCGCCGACCCCCGGCAACGGGAGTACGTACGCGGCGGCTGGAACATCACCGGCGACACCTATGTGCGCGACCCCGACGGCTACTTCCGCTATGTCGCCCGCGCCGACGACATGATCATCTCGGCGGGGTACAACATCGCGGGCCCGGAGGTCGAGGACGCGCTGCTGCGCCACCCGGACGTGGTCGAGACGGCGGTCGTGGGACAGGCGGACGAGTCGCGCGGACAGGTCGTGGTGGCCTACGCGGTACTGCGACCCGGTGCGCGCAAGGACACGGAGGCGCTGCGCGCCTTTCTCAAGGCCGAGCTGGCACCCTACAAATGCCCCCGGGAGTTCGTCTTCCTGGACGCGCTGCCGCGCACCGCGACGGGAAAGCTCCAGCGGTTCCGGCTGCGGGAGCCGGGCGATCCGGACGCACCGCCGCCGCCCGCGCCGGAGGGTGACTTGTCCACAGGCGGCGGCCCCAAGTGA
- a CDS encoding PaaX family transcriptional regulator — MINVSEQHAPRSLIVTFYGAYGRFMPGPVPVAELIRLLAAVGVDAPSVRSSVSRLKRRGLLEPARTASGAAGYALSPDARQLLDDGDRRVYATAPPEDDGWVLAVFSVPESERQKRHVLRSRLAGLGFGTAAPGVWLAPARLYEETRHTLERLRLDPYVELFRGEHLGFAATAEAVARWWDLAAIAKEHEEFLDQHAPVLHAWERRADTPPEQAYRDYLLALDSWRHLPYADPGLPAALLPQDWPGARSAAVFRALHERLRDAGARFAAVPPESTGM, encoded by the coding sequence GTGATCAACGTGTCAGAGCAGCACGCCCCCCGGTCCCTCATCGTGACGTTCTACGGCGCGTACGGCCGCTTCATGCCCGGCCCCGTGCCGGTGGCCGAGTTGATCCGGCTTCTCGCCGCGGTCGGCGTAGACGCGCCCTCCGTACGGTCGTCGGTGTCCCGGCTCAAGCGCCGCGGCCTCCTGGAGCCGGCGCGCACGGCGTCCGGCGCGGCCGGGTACGCGCTGTCGCCGGACGCGCGGCAGCTGCTCGACGACGGCGACCGGCGGGTGTACGCGACGGCACCTCCCGAGGACGACGGCTGGGTGCTCGCCGTGTTCTCCGTGCCGGAGTCCGAGCGCCAGAAGCGGCACGTGCTGCGCTCACGGCTCGCCGGTCTCGGCTTCGGGACGGCGGCCCCAGGAGTGTGGCTCGCCCCGGCGCGGCTCTACGAGGAGACGCGGCACACCCTGGAGCGGCTGCGGCTCGATCCGTACGTGGAGTTGTTCCGCGGGGAGCACCTGGGCTTCGCGGCGACGGCGGAAGCGGTCGCGCGCTGGTGGGACCTGGCCGCGATCGCCAAGGAGCACGAGGAGTTCCTCGACCAGCACGCGCCCGTGCTGCACGCCTGGGAGCGGCGCGCGGACACCCCTCCCGAGCAGGCGTACCGCGACTATCTGCTCGCCCTCGACTCCTGGCGCCACCTCCCGTACGCCGACCCGGGACTGCCCGCCGCGCTGCTGCCCCAGGACTGGCCGGGCGCCCGCTCGGCCGCCGTCTTCCGGGCGCTGCACGAGCGGCTGCGGGACGCGGGGGCGCGTTTCGCCGCCGTTCCCCCGGAGTCCACCGGGATGTGA
- a CDS encoding RidA family protein — protein MSTERVNPPELSPPTGFSHAVVATGTRVVFLAGQTALDTDGKVVGGTLPEQFALALTNLLTALRAAGGTPADLARVTVYATDVADYRAHAPELGRIWRELAGRDYPAMAVIGAARLWDEQALVELDGFAVLD, from the coding sequence ATGAGCACCGAGCGCGTCAATCCGCCCGAGCTCTCCCCGCCCACCGGCTTCTCCCACGCCGTCGTCGCGACGGGCACCCGCGTCGTCTTCCTGGCGGGCCAGACCGCGCTCGACACGGACGGAAAGGTGGTCGGCGGAACGCTGCCCGAGCAGTTCGCGCTGGCGCTGACGAACCTGCTGACCGCGCTGCGGGCCGCGGGCGGAACCCCGGCCGACCTCGCACGGGTCACGGTCTACGCCACGGATGTCGCCGACTACCGCGCCCATGCCCCCGAACTCGGCCGTATCTGGCGCGAGTTGGCGGGCCGTGACTACCCCGCGATGGCCGTCATCGGCGCCGCCCGCCTCTGGGACGAACAGGCCCTGGTCGAACTCGACGGCTTCGCGGTGCTGGACTGA
- a CDS encoding acyl-CoA dehydrogenase family protein, whose amino-acid sequence MTAFSLDPAQTAWCAELRTLAAEHLRPLAEKGEAGHVNRPLVAELGRLGLLARLFTSGALELCLMRESLAQACTEAETALALQGLGAHPVHTYGTQAQREHWLPRVSDGGAVAAFALSEPGAGSDAAALALGAAEDGPDGWRLTGEKCWISNAPEADFYTVFARTTPGAGARGVTAFLVPADRPGLTGTPLDMLSPHPIGALAFDAVPVTTDDVLGEPDHGFRVAMHTLNLFRPSVGAFAVGMAQAALDATLAHTAGRDAFGGKLKDLQTVAHQVAEMALRTEAARLMVYAAAAAYDEGAPGVPGRAAMAKLLATETAQYVVDAAVQLHGARALRRGHLLEHLYREVRAPRIYEGASEVQRAVIAKELYRGTERTAEAS is encoded by the coding sequence ATGACCGCATTCTCGCTTGATCCGGCGCAAACCGCCTGGTGTGCCGAGCTGCGCACCCTGGCCGCGGAACACCTGCGGCCACTGGCGGAGAAGGGTGAGGCGGGCCACGTCAACCGCCCCCTCGTCGCCGAACTGGGCCGACTCGGCCTGCTCGCCCGCCTGTTCACCTCGGGCGCGCTGGAGCTCTGCCTGATGCGCGAGTCCCTGGCCCAGGCGTGTACCGAGGCCGAGACCGCCCTGGCCCTTCAAGGGCTCGGCGCGCACCCGGTCCACACGTACGGGACACAGGCCCAGCGCGAGCACTGGCTGCCCCGGGTCTCGGACGGCGGCGCGGTGGCCGCCTTCGCGCTGAGCGAGCCCGGCGCGGGCTCCGACGCGGCCGCGCTGGCGCTCGGGGCGGCCGAGGACGGCCCCGACGGCTGGCGGCTCACCGGCGAGAAGTGCTGGATCTCCAACGCGCCCGAGGCCGACTTCTACACCGTGTTCGCGCGGACGACCCCCGGCGCCGGAGCCCGCGGCGTCACCGCCTTCCTCGTCCCCGCCGACCGCCCGGGCCTCACCGGCACCCCGCTCGACATGCTCTCGCCGCACCCCATCGGAGCCCTCGCCTTCGACGCCGTACCGGTGACGACGGACGACGTGCTCGGGGAACCGGACCACGGCTTCCGGGTGGCCATGCACACCCTCAACCTCTTCCGGCCGAGCGTGGGCGCCTTCGCGGTCGGCATGGCGCAGGCCGCTCTGGACGCGACCCTCGCGCACACCGCGGGGCGGGACGCGTTCGGCGGCAAGCTGAAGGACCTGCAGACGGTGGCCCACCAGGTCGCCGAGATGGCGCTGCGCACGGAGGCGGCCCGCCTGATGGTGTACGCGGCAGCGGCGGCGTACGACGAAGGGGCCCCCGGCGTACCCGGGCGGGCGGCGATGGCGAAGCTGCTGGCCACCGAGACGGCCCAGTACGTCGTCGACGCGGCGGTCCAGCTGCACGGCGCCCGCGCCCTGCGCCGCGGCCATCTCCTCGAACACCTCTACCGGGAGGTCCGCGCACCCCGGATCTACGAGGGGGCGAGCGAGGTCCAACGGGCCGTCATCGCCAAGGAGTTGTACCGAGGGACCGAGCGGACGGCGGAGGCCTCATGA